In Zalophus californianus isolate mZalCal1 chromosome 17, mZalCal1.pri.v2, whole genome shotgun sequence, one DNA window encodes the following:
- the LOC113935904 gene encoding leukocyte immunoglobulin-like receptor subfamily B member 3 isoform X5, with amino-acid sequence MECGLRGTPCSQSTVHGVHGLMAPVTQLLPSLSRVYDAPSFSANPTLVVASGGNVSLSCSSPWPRGSFHLLKEGGADVPQYLELTFRRKRYQAVFLVGPVNTSHGGTYRCYISPESYPYLWSQPSNPLHLQVTGVYREPSLSAQPGSLVQSGDSLTLLCRSETGFDRFALTKDEELRAPQRLDGQPSPNFTLGPVSRSHGGQYRCYCGHKLSSTWSAPSAPLDVLITGMYEKPTLSAQPGPSVSWGENVTLQCRSEVWFDSFHLSKEGSLAPPQVLHLQDTAIPYQVKFTLSPVTSDHEGTYRCYSSHSNSPYLLSQPSDPLELLVSGPHWYLYVLIGVSVAFVLLLGLLGLLLVRHRRRGKGRKPGPVRPPLPRRSPCMLSWKTHRLRKTDSWTASSRLRYLTTLKM; translated from the exons ATGGAGTGTGGCCTCAGGGGGACCCCTTGCTCACAGTCCACAGTACATGGGGTACATGGGTTGATGGCCCCTGTAACAcagctccttccttctctctcaagaGTGTATGATGCACCCTCCTTCTCAGCCAACCCAACCCTTGTGGTGGCCTCGGGAGGGAATGTGTCCCTCTCCTGTAGCTCACCGTGGCCACGGGGGTCATTCCATCTGCTGAAGGAGGGGGGAGCTGATGTGCCCCAATACCTGGAATTGACGTTCCGTCGTAAGCGGTACCAGGCAGTCTTCCTTGTGGGCCCTGTGAACACCTCCCATGGGGGGACCTACAGATGCTACATTTCTCCCGAATCGTACCCATATTTGTGGTCACAGCCCAGTAACCCTCTGCACCTTCAGGTCACAG GTGTCTACAGGGAGCCGTCCCTCTCGGCCCAGCCGGGCTCCCTGGTGCAGTCTGGAGACAGCCTGACCCTCCTGTGTCGCTCAGAGACTGGCTTTGACAGATTCGCTCTGACCAAGGATGAGGAGCTCAGAGCTCCCCAGCGTCTAGATGGGCAACCCAGCCCCAACTTCACCCTGGGCCCTGTGAGCCGCTCCCACGGGGGCCAGTACAGATGCTACTGTGGACACAAGCTCTCCTCCACGTGGTCGGCACCCAGTGCCCCTCTGGACGTCCTGATCACAG GAATGTATGAGAAACCGACCCTCTCAGCCCAGCCAGGGCCTTCAGTGTCCTGGGGAGAGAACGTGACTCTGCAGTGTCGCTCTGAGGTCTGGTTTGATAGCTTCCACCTGTCCAAGGAGGGGTCCCTGGCTCCTCCCCAGGTCCTTCATCTGCAGGACACAGCGATACCTTACCAGGTCAAGTTCACCCTGAGTCCTGTGACCTCAGACCACGAGGGGACCTACAGGTGCTACAGCTCACACAGCAACTCTCCCTACCTGTTGTCACAGCCCAGTGACCCCCTGGAGCTCCTGGTCTCAG GTCCCCACTGGTACCTGTACGTCCTCATCGGGGTCTCGGTGGCCTTCGTCCTGCTGCTCGGCCTCCTCGGCCTCCTCCTGGTCCGACACCGGCGTCGGGGCAAAGGCAGGAAGCCAG GCCCGGTCCGGCCGCCACTGCCCAGGAGGAGTCCCTGT ATGCTGTCATGGAAGACACACCGCCTGAGGAAGACAGACAGCTGGACAGCCAG
- the LOC113935904 gene encoding leukocyte immunoglobulin-like receptor subfamily B member 3 isoform X4, which yields MECGLRGTPCSQSTVHGVHGLMAPVTQLLPSLSRVYDAPSFSANPTLVVASGGNVSLSCSSPWPRGSFHLLKEGGADVPQYLELTFRRKRYQAVFLVGPVNTSHGGTYRCYISPESYPYLWSQPSNPLHLQVTGVYREPSLSAQPGSLVQSGDSLTLLCRSETGFDRFALTKDEELRAPQRLDGQPSPNFTLGPVSRSHGGQYRCYCGHKLSSTWSAPSAPLDVLITGMYEKPTLSAQPGPSVSWGENVTLQCRSEVWFDSFHLSKEGSLAPPQVLHLQDTAIPYQVKFTLSPVTSDHEGTYRCYSSHSNSPYLLSQPSDPLELLVSGPHWYLYVLIGVSVAFVLLLGLLGLLLVRHRRRGKGRKPAVSAKVSEDRGLHGRPGPAATAQEESLYAVMEDTPPEEDRQLDSQP from the exons ATGGAGTGTGGCCTCAGGGGGACCCCTTGCTCACAGTCCACAGTACATGGGGTACATGGGTTGATGGCCCCTGTAACAcagctccttccttctctctcaagaGTGTATGATGCACCCTCCTTCTCAGCCAACCCAACCCTTGTGGTGGCCTCGGGAGGGAATGTGTCCCTCTCCTGTAGCTCACCGTGGCCACGGGGGTCATTCCATCTGCTGAAGGAGGGGGGAGCTGATGTGCCCCAATACCTGGAATTGACGTTCCGTCGTAAGCGGTACCAGGCAGTCTTCCTTGTGGGCCCTGTGAACACCTCCCATGGGGGGACCTACAGATGCTACATTTCTCCCGAATCGTACCCATATTTGTGGTCACAGCCCAGTAACCCTCTGCACCTTCAGGTCACAG GTGTCTACAGGGAGCCGTCCCTCTCGGCCCAGCCGGGCTCCCTGGTGCAGTCTGGAGACAGCCTGACCCTCCTGTGTCGCTCAGAGACTGGCTTTGACAGATTCGCTCTGACCAAGGATGAGGAGCTCAGAGCTCCCCAGCGTCTAGATGGGCAACCCAGCCCCAACTTCACCCTGGGCCCTGTGAGCCGCTCCCACGGGGGCCAGTACAGATGCTACTGTGGACACAAGCTCTCCTCCACGTGGTCGGCACCCAGTGCCCCTCTGGACGTCCTGATCACAG GAATGTATGAGAAACCGACCCTCTCAGCCCAGCCAGGGCCTTCAGTGTCCTGGGGAGAGAACGTGACTCTGCAGTGTCGCTCTGAGGTCTGGTTTGATAGCTTCCACCTGTCCAAGGAGGGGTCCCTGGCTCCTCCCCAGGTCCTTCATCTGCAGGACACAGCGATACCTTACCAGGTCAAGTTCACCCTGAGTCCTGTGACCTCAGACCACGAGGGGACCTACAGGTGCTACAGCTCACACAGCAACTCTCCCTACCTGTTGTCACAGCCCAGTGACCCCCTGGAGCTCCTGGTCTCAG GTCCCCACTGGTACCTGTACGTCCTCATCGGGGTCTCGGTGGCCTTCGTCCTGCTGCTCGGCCTCCTCGGCCTCCTCCTGGTCCGACACCGGCGTCGGGGCAAAGGCAGGAAGCCAG CAGTGTCAGCGAAGGTGTCTGAGGACAGGGGCCTGCACGGGAG GCCCGGTCCGGCCGCCACTGCCCAGGAGGAGTCCCTGT ATGCTGTCATGGAAGACACACCGCCTGAGGAAGACAGACAGCTGGACAGCCAG